A window of Solanum stenotomum isolate F172 chromosome 3, ASM1918654v1, whole genome shotgun sequence contains these coding sequences:
- the LOC125857902 gene encoding T-complex protein 1 subunit delta, with translation MASPAGVSAPRSAASSSKTETFVDNKRKDDIRMANIAAAQAVANAVRTSLGPKGMDKMISTANGEVIITNDGATILNKMEVLQPAAKFLVELSKSQDVVAGDGTTTVVVIAGALLKQCLSLLSAGIHPTVVSDSLHKASTKAVEVLTAMALPVELTDRDSLVKSASTALNSKVVSQYSTLLAPLAVDSVLSVVDPEKPEIVDLRDIKIVKKLGGTVDDTELVKGLVFDKKVSHASGGLTRVEKAKIGVIQFQISPPKTDIEQSIVVSDYTQMDRILKEERNYILGMIKKIKATGCNVLLIQKSILRDAVMELSLHYLSKAKILVIKDVERDEIEFITKTLNCLPIANIDHFRAEKLGHADLVEEISLGDGGKIVKITGIQDMGRTTSVLVRGSNQLVLDEAERSLHDALCVVRCLVNKRFLIAGGGAPEIELSRQLGAWAKVLQGMEGYCVRSFAEALEVIPYTLAENAGLNPIAIVTELRNRHAQGEINTGINVRKGQITNILEENVVQPLLVSTSAITLATECVRMILKIDDIVTVR, from the coding sequence ATGGCATCTCCGGCAGGAGTTTCGGCGCCGCGCTCGGCTGCTTCATCGTCCAAAACTGAGACCTTTGTGGACAACAAGCGCAAAGATGATATCCGCATGGCGAATATTGCCGCCGCACAGGCTGTGGCTAATGCCGTTCGTACTAGTCTTGGACCCAAAGGTATGGACAAAATGATCTCTACTGCAAACGGAGAGGTCATTATCACCAATGATGGAGCTACTATTCTTAACAAAATGGAGGTTCTTCAACCCGCTGCTAAGTTTCTCGTTGAGTTATCTAAGTCTCAAGATGTTGTTGCCGGAGATGGAACCACTACCGTTGTTGTTATTGCCGGTGCATTGCTCAAACAGTGTCTTTCACTTCTTTCCGCTGGTATTCACCCCACTGTCGTTTCCGATTCTCTACATAAGGCATCTACAAAGGCTGTTGAAGTTCTCACTGCGATGGCTCTTCCTGTTGAGCTCACTGACCGTGATTCCCTTGTGAAATCAGCAAGCACTGCGCTTAACAGTAAGGTAGTGTCACAATACTCCACTCTTTTGGCTCCTTTAGCTGTTGATTCTGTGCTTTCTGTTGTGGATCCCGAAAAGCCAGAGATTGTCGATCTAAGGGATATTAAAATTGTCAAGAAATTGGGAGGTACTGTTGATGATACCGagttggttaagggtttagttTTTGACAAGAAGGTGAGTCATGCCTCAGGTGGTCTCACACGAGTTGAGAAAGCTAAGATTGGGGTGATTCAGTTTCAGATTTCCCCTCCCAAGACTGATATTGAGCAGAGCATTGTGGTTTCTGATTATACTCAAATGGACAGGATTTTGAAAGAAGAGAGGAACTACATTCTGGGCATGATTAAGAAGATCAAAGCAACTGGCTGTAATGTTTTGTTGATTCAGAAGAGTATTCTGAGGGACGCTGTGATGGAATTGTCTCTGCATTATTTGTCAAAGGCGAAGATTTTGGTGATTAAAGATGTTGAGAGGGATGAGATTGAGTTCATTACTAAGACCTTAAATTGTCTGCCTATTGCCAATATTGATCATTTCCGAGCAGAGAAACTCGGCCATGCAGATTTGGTTGAAGAGATATCTCTTGGGGATGGTGGAAAGATTGTGAAGATCACGGGGATCCAGGACATGGGTAGGACCACTTCAGTGCTGGTTCGTGGGTCAAATCAGTTGGTCCTTGATGAGGCTGAGAGAAGTTTGCATGATGCATTGTGTGTGGTAAGATGTTTGGTGAACAAGAGATTCTTGATTGCAGGAGGTGGGGCACCTGAGATTGAGCTCTCTAGGCAGTTGGGTGCATGGGCAAAGGTTTTACAGGGGATGGAAGGGTATTGTGTGAGGTCATTTGCTGAAGCCCTCGAAGTCATTCCCTATACTTTGGCTGAGAATGCTGGGTTGAACCCAATTGCAATTGTGACTGAGTTGAGGAACAGGCACGCTCAGGGCGAGATCAACACAGGGATCAATGTGAGGAAGGGGCAGATCACCAACATATTGGAAGAGAATGTCGTGCAGCCATTGTTGGTGAGCACAAGTGCAATTACCTTGGCTACCGAATGCGTACGAATGATTTTGAAGATTGATGACATTGTTACTGTGAGGTAG